TGCGGCATCGCTCGTAGGCGGCGAGTGCCTCGGCCGGGCGGCCCGCGTCGTGGAGCGCACGCATGAGCTGGGCCCAGAAGCCTTCCCGCAGCGGGTTTTCGCTCACCAGGTGACGGAGTTCGGCGATGACGTCGGCCGCCGCGCCGGCGGCGAGGTCGCATTCGATGCGGCGGTGGACGGCTTCGTGGTACTGCTCGTGCAACGCCGGTACCACTTCGCGGTGCAAGGATGCACTGGAGACGTCACAGAAAGCCGGTCCGCGCCACAAGGCGAGCGCCTCGCGGAGCAGCGCGGGTTCGTCGTCGGTGCCGGTGGCCGCCGCGGCACGGGTCAGCAAGGCGCGGAAGCGGTGGAGATCGATGTGTTCGGGGTCCATTTCCAACCGGTAGCCGTGCTGACCGGAAGAAATGACCGAAGGCTCCGCCGGGACGTCGAGCAAACGGCGGAGGCGTTTGATGTAACCGCGGATGGTGGTGCGGGCACCGGGTGGTGGTTCGTCGTCCCACAGGCGATCCGCGATTTCGGTCATCGAGACCGGCCTGCCCGGCCGGAGTGCCAACGCGGAGAACAACGCGCGAAGCCTGCCTGCCGGCATGGCGATGATCTCGACGGATTCGTCCGTCCGCTCGATCTCGAAGGTGCCGAGCAGGCGCACACGGAACAGGAGCACAGAATCACCCACACTTTGATTCGTCGTCGTACGTCGCGGCGAGCGATGCCCCGGAGACTTCCTTCCTCGCCGCGCCCCACCGTAAGTGGGTTCGGGAGGGTGCGGTGTCTGTTGGATGACCTACAAGAGCCGGTTACAGATCGTCGACTTCGATGAGACCGTCCTGTATCGCCCTGGCCACCAGAGCCGCCTTGGTGCGGGCCTGCCGCCCGACGTTCGCGTATTTCACCCGCACGCGGTCGAGGTAGGTGCTGAGGGTTCCGGTGGTGATGCCGAGTTTCTCCGCGGCCAGTTCCTTCGATTCCGACTGGAACCATTGGAGGAGCACGTTCTCCTCGCGTTCGGACAGGCGGGGCCGGTCCGAACGGCGGTTGGTGCCCAGCGCGCCCGCCAGTGCGGGTGGGGTGTACGGCAGGTCCGACGCGGCGGCGACGGTCGCGGCGACGAGGTGGGCCTTGCCTTCCGCCTTGGTGAGAAAGGTGAAGGCACCCAGGTCGAGGCAGGTCAGTGCGGCCTGTTCGTCCTCGCGCATGGAGTAGACGATGACCTGGCGGCCGGCGTCGATGAGGCGCCTGAGGTCTCCGTATGCCGGAGTCGGCTGGCCGGGCAACTGCAGGTCGAAGACCACCACGTCGGCGGTGTCGCCAGGGGGCGTCCAGGCCACCTTGGCGGTCGGGCCGGTCGCGACGACCTCGATCGGCGGATCGGCGGTCGAATACCAGAACTCGACCCCGGCGACGACCGCCGGGTGGTCGTCGATGACGGTCACGGTGATGTGCCCGGTCGCCATGTCACCCCCGTCCACGGCCGGTCGGCTTTACGGTGACGCGCACACCCGAAAATCGCCGAGGCCGATGCGGGTTCGACGAGTTCGCGGCGCCGTGCCCACCACCCACTCCCAGCCCCCAGCCGACCTCGGATGGCACTCAACCTAGCGTGGGGTGACCAAGGGGACAGCGTCCGTTTGAGTGACTGCCTTTCCGGTTCCATGGGGGGTTTCGTCCCTGATTTTGGCCGAAAAGCGGCCAGCCGAGTGACAAGGCGCTCGCGTTCGTCCCACTTCGGGGCGAATTGCTGCACCAGGTGCGAAAGCTCGAGATCACGGCGGTTGTGCCTTCGGCGGGTTCCCAGCCGCGGCCTGCTTGACTGCGACCCGGTGGAAGTCGTTGCCCGGCACGGGATCCCCGGCCCACGGTGCTCGGGGGCCCGGACACGACGTCGCGACCTTCGGGCAGCACGTCGTCGTGTCCGTCGGTGCCCAAGACCGCGGCGGCCTCCTCGCACACCAGCTCCAGCAGCACCCCCTAGCCGATCAGAGGCACCCCCTAGTCGATCGCGCCCGCCCCCCCCTAGCCAGGCCGGGCGCACCCCCTGACCGGCCGAGGTCGCCCCCTGGCTGACCGGAGGTGCCCCCCTGACCGGGCGGGGTCGGCCCCCTGGCCGGTAATGCTCAGCCGGGAGCGGCCGGACATGATCACCGCGGCCATGCCGAGGCCACCGGCTTCCAGACGCCGGGGGTCGCGGTGGTCTTCGACTGTCCGATCGGGATGGTCAGGCTGTTTCCGTGCGGTCCGGCCACAGCAGCCTCGCCAGCTCCGAACGGCGGGTCACCCGCAGCTTGCGGTAGACGCGGGTCAGATGTTGCTCGACGGTGCTCGTCGACAGGTGCAGCCGCGTGCCGATCTGCCGGTTGGTCATCCCGGCGGCGGCCAGCGCCGCCACCCGGCCTTCGGCGTTGCTCAGCTCGGGCGGCACCGGAGCCTGCTCCTCACCGAGCAGGCCGGCCAGGTCGAACCGGTAGCCCTCGGCCAGCACCCGGCGCACATCATCCTGCGCGCCGCAGTCATCGGCGATGTCGAGGGCCCGCTGGGCGCCTTGCTGCGCCTGCTTGGTGTCCCCGCGGGCGTAGCGCTCGTTGCTCAGCTCGGCCAGCGAGAGCGCCAGTTCCAGCGCGTGCTCGGATTTTTCCAGCAGGTCGACGGATTCCCGCAGCAGGCCGTTGCGGGAGTCCGGTTTGGACACCCGCGCGAGCAGCCGCAGCGACACCCCGCGGACCGCACCCGGTTCGCCCCTCCTCCGCCTGCTCTGCTCCTCGAACAGGGCCTTGGCCTCAGCGGTACGGCCGAGCGCGGCGTGCACCATTCCCGCGCCCAGCCGCCAGGGCGCGATCACCGCCCGGTCCAGCCCCCATTCCCGCATCAGCCTGCCGCACCGCTGGAAGTCCTCCAGCGCCGCGAAGTACCGCTCGGTCCGCAGCGCGTACAGGCCACGGGCGTGGAGGTAACCCAGGCCGAAGGCGGTGTCGAAGGTCCCGGCGGGCAGCGGGCGCCGCAGGTGCTCGGCCGCTTCCGGATAACGTCCCAGCCCGCTGGTCGCGGCGATCAGGATGCTCTGCGGGTAGGCGATCACCACTCCCCAGCCACGGTCGGACAGCAGGGCCAGCGCCTCACTCGCGCGGCGCTCGGCGACCGGCAGCCGGCCCCGCCGCAGCGCGATGTCGGCCGAGACCGCGAGCGCGATCGCCGACAACGTGGTCAGGTTGTGCCTGCGGGCGTGGCCGAGCAGGCTCTCGCACCAGTGCTCCGCGCGGTCGAGCCGGTCCGCGTAGACCAGGGCGAGCAGCGCCGCGAACACCGATTCGTCCACGTGGGATACCAGTTCCGTGCTCTGCAGCACGAACTCCGCGCTCGAGCAGTCGGCGCCAACGCCCCCGGCCAGCACCGAAACCAGCGCGGTGAACGCATGCAGGCGAAGGTCGCCGGTCGCGTCCGGTTCGTGGCCCTTGCCGCGCTCGGTCGCCGGGGTTTCGCGCCGGGGGTGCAG
The genomic region above belongs to Amycolatopsis sp. YIM 10 and contains:
- a CDS encoding response regulator gives rise to the protein MATGHITVTVIDDHPAVVAGVEFWYSTADPPIEVVATGPTAKVAWTPPGDTADVVVFDLQLPGQPTPAYGDLRRLIDAGRQVIVYSMREDEQAALTCLDLGAFTFLTKAEGKAHLVAATVAAASDLPYTPPALAGALGTNRRSDRPRLSEREENVLLQWFQSESKELAAEKLGITTGTLSTYLDRVRVKYANVGRQARTKAALVARAIQDGLIEVDDL